Proteins encoded by one window of Deltaproteobacteria bacterium:
- a CDS encoding metallophosphatase: protein MCFTYGCVGDDEPSTGQDSDGTPDDDAGDDDDSANDDSDDDAGDDDTWPPLPDDDAATDDDEPPYWPACDETAATQTLTFVHINDIHANYTPAPPLDEYLKTDPSRDYVSPVSRLIGYYKQVKAENPYTVLTNGGDDFEKGSVAELISNGRSTTEVTFALGFDVRVIGNHDFCWGEEETLDYSNDPKSIVIASNTTYTGDSAKGFGAVPYAEIEVGCVTVGFFGMQPRPFDETDTQYTGNYLPNFETRYDYANVAAEIVAEHRDDVDLLVMISHLGVGDDIAVAEQVNGIDLVLGGHSHTVIYPEIVTNDTIIVQAGSSADYAARLDLDIDLTTRQIVDRAYHMQINIPFVLPVDEETEDAIEGIMATWAPEAMRHIAYVRDPRWQDGVAGIAARAAIDVLDVDAALIEHDNMWSVDPYPTWMRGGLTPQAIYNVFKVQREPAGTPGFTAFYTVEVSGSELESIRDGMGEGWTFLGPDPIVPANTYTLALNKRSALHPDSHLPPGVTVANAAFASEIWAAVDEYARQRTGECKYVDSDGALPDCP, encoded by the coding sequence ATGTGTTTCACATATGGATGCGTGGGGGACGACGAACCCTCGACCGGACAGGATTCCGACGGCACGCCGGACGACGACGCGGGCGACGACGACGACTCCGCGAACGACGACTCGGACGACGACGCGGGCGACGACGACACGTGGCCGCCCTTGCCCGACGACGACGCGGCGACCGACGACGACGAACCGCCGTACTGGCCGGCATGCGACGAAACCGCCGCAACGCAGACGTTGACCTTCGTCCACATCAACGACATCCACGCCAACTACACTCCGGCTCCGCCGCTGGACGAATACCTCAAGACCGATCCGTCGCGGGATTACGTGAGCCCCGTCAGTCGGTTGATCGGATACTACAAGCAGGTCAAAGCCGAAAACCCGTACACGGTTCTGACGAACGGCGGCGACGACTTCGAAAAGGGCAGCGTCGCCGAGCTGATTTCGAACGGGCGCTCCACCACCGAGGTGACGTTCGCGCTCGGCTTCGATGTGCGTGTGATCGGAAATCACGACTTCTGCTGGGGCGAGGAGGAAACGCTCGACTATTCCAACGATCCCAAGTCCATCGTCATCGCGTCGAACACCACATACACGGGCGACTCCGCGAAAGGCTTCGGAGCGGTTCCCTACGCCGAGATCGAGGTCGGGTGCGTCACCGTCGGATTCTTCGGCATGCAGCCCAGGCCGTTCGACGAGACGGATACGCAGTACACCGGAAACTACCTTCCGAACTTCGAGACGCGCTACGACTACGCGAACGTCGCGGCGGAGATCGTCGCCGAGCATCGGGACGACGTGGACCTGCTTGTGATGATCAGCCACCTCGGCGTGGGCGACGACATCGCCGTGGCCGAGCAGGTGAACGGCATCGACCTCGTTCTGGGCGGCCATTCGCACACCGTGATCTACCCCGAGATCGTGACGAACGACACGATCATCGTTCAGGCCGGTTCCAGCGCGGATTATGCCGCGCGGCTCGATCTGGATATCGATCTGACGACGCGCCAGATTGTCGATCGCGCGTACCACATGCAGATCAACATTCCGTTCGTGCTGCCGGTGGACGAGGAAACGGAGGACGCCATCGAGGGCATCATGGCGACCTGGGCGCCGGAAGCGATGCGCCACATCGCCTACGTTCGGGATCCGCGCTGGCAGGACGGCGTGGCGGGGATCGCGGCCCGGGCGGCGATCGACGTGCTCGACGTCGACGCGGCGCTCATCGAGCACGACAACATGTGGTCGGTCGATCCGTATCCGACCTGGATGCGGGGCGGTCTGACGCCCCAGGCGATCTACAACGTCTTCAAGGTTCAGCGGGAACCGGCCGGCACTCCGGGATTCACCGCGTTCTACACGGTCGAGGTCAGCGGTTCGGAACTCGAGTCGATTCGCGACGGGATGGGCGAGGGATGGACGTTCCTGGGCCCCGATCCGATCGTTCCGGCGAACACCTACACGCTGGCCCTGAACAAGCGCAGCGCCCTGCATCCGGACTCCCATCTGCCCCCCGGAGTGACGGTGGCCAACGCGGCGTTCGCGTCCGAGATCTGGGCGGCCGTGGACGAGTACGCGCGGCAGCGAACCGGGGAGTGCAAATACGTGGATTCCGACGGCGCGCTGCCGGATTGTCCATAG